TGTCTAATGAACTGAGACCTGACTGCATCATCATCATCTCATCATCGTCATCATTTTAACTCAGCTCTCACCACCCATTGATTTTGTAAAAAATCTAAAAAGCATCATCATCAGTAGTATTGTGGATTCATTCTGGAGACTAGCAAAAGCAAGAAGAGACATATTCCATAATTGTAGCCAAAATAAGTATGGAGAGAAACTAGCCAGTAGCTTGTTCCTTTTTTTATATATCCAAAGCAGCAAAACTTTTGACAAAACTCCTTGTACCAAGAAGCTTCCATTAAACTGCAGGCAGAGGAGGAGGGGGAGAAGAAGACAGCTAAACCACCACCCGCACACTTAGTATCCGTTTGCTACACCACTTCTCTTCTCTGATGGTGTTGTTGTAACTGGTTTTGCGCTGCCCTTTGGGGCATCTACAGTTTTCAAAACTGATCCATTCTCTGAGATCTTTGTTTCCTCCTTTACCAAATCATTTGTAGCTTCAACTGGCTTTGGTGTTTTCACATCCACTACTTCAGAAACTTCCTTCTTCTCATCAGTAGGCTTCCCTTCCCAAACCTGCATTGCTAGAAGCGTTAAAACAAACAGAAACAATCCAAACCCAATTTGAAGATAACGGATCGGGGTTTTCACGACCCCATCGGGATAAGCACCTGTTTCTTGAACTGCTGCTGCTTGGCTTTCTTTTCTTGGATTGTCTTTTGTCGAGCCTCGTAGAAACCAAAATCATCCAATATGCATGTTTTGCTCACATGCTCCTTAAAGATTTTAACCATCTTAAGGCCAGGCTCCAGCTTGACCTACAAACAAAACAAATGTTTTTCAAGACCAGTCACAACTAAGATTTACCGAATCGAATTATAAGTTggcaaaaaaaaagaaactaccTCCTGTGTGTCTCTGCTATTGGTAACGGGCTTGTTCTCATTGTTTTCAAGAATGATGTGTTTCAAAAGACTGTTGGGAACATCCTTCACTACATGCCACTTAACAGGGAAACAGCCGTTCCATTTGTCTTGTTGCCAGTATTCCAAGTTCTTCTGAAAGTCGACTGGTCCAATCATCTCAGCAAGGCCAACAAATTGCCCACTGGTATTGACCTATCCAAGGATGAACACAATATCAAAATGCAAGAATAAGAAAAACCATAGATGTAATTAAAAAATCAACCATCTCAACTAGATACGCAccgaaaagaaaagaaaaatgggacAACCACCAGCCTTCTCTTGAGCTTCCTGGTATGCAGCATCAAGTTTCTTGTTGCCATTAGGTGTACTAGCCCAAACATTATACTTGATACTTTTATGCACATCATCTTCACTGTATGATTTAATAACAAAGAATTTGGCCTCAGCGTATTCTTCAGGAAAATCTGATTTGTTGTATTGATCACGGTCTGGAGTAGACACCTTATCTTTCTCTTCCTCATCTGTAGCGTTCATTGGTGGTAAAAGTTGCCCCTTCACAGCTAGAACACTAGGCACAAATCCCTTCTGGTTCTTGCTACCCTTAGCTCTTGGTCCCCTATTCAGTTCATTCAAACCATCCATATTCTCATTTCCATATCCATAATACCCACCATTTCGACCCCTAGGCTTAAATTTGTTGTCCACCGCAAGCCACACACGCCCATTAGTTCTTGAATCATAACCATGTGAGGCAAACCCTACACCAGATCTCACTGTGTTTCCAAATTGACCATACAACTTATTGGGGTACATCCGGTTTATATAACCCTGGGTGGTATTCATTCCTGACATGGGTCTAGGATGAGGAAAACCCTGCAGCAAAAAAGACGGCAAAAGCAGATTAAATTATGATTAATTCAATACTGAAAAGGAGATTTAAAGTAGATAAAGAATGCTTACTACATAGTGAGATCCGGGACGGAAGCTTGGACTCCTTGAAGAAGGTATGTTGTTTGCATTTGAGATAGAAGAGGTAATAGTAGAGCTACTGACAAGCCTAGACTGTCCATCTGAGTACAGTGGACCATCTGACCATGGGAAAGAATTCCTCAACCCATCATAGCCATATCTGGGATCTTGATAACCAGAAGCAGGAATATGCCCTGGCAAAGCACCCCTTGCATAGGCATTTGAACCAAATGTTGAATTTTGATATGAAGATTTCATCGGAGCTGCACCATTGTTTCCCTTTGTTCCCCCACCATTTGTCAAGCCAGTACCATTTGGATTAGTTGTTTCCACAGGAATTGGCTTTTGCTCAGTGGCCGCAGAGGTAGAAATGTCTCCCTGTGTTGGAGGAACTGTTGTGGGACTAGGAGTATACGGCCCACTGGTCGGAGTAAGAGGCTGAAAGTATGGAGGATATTGGTAGTGCTGAGGTCCGTACAACTGGCCATCATTCCCCATAGAGGGAACCGGAGAAGCTGCAGGTGAATAAGGACCATAGGGTCCATATCCATAACCGTGGTGATACATAAGAGATCCATTATCTCCATAGACTCCCTGAAAATTTGGTAAGAAAAACCAGATCGTATCAAGTTGGAACATAGCAGAAGTATCAATTTGATTGAAAAAAGAACTGTGGAGGAAATTCATTATCAATATAAAAGCAAAAACTTACAGAAGTCATTTCAACCCCATCTGAATTTGTgtatcttgaataatcatcccAGTCATTTGCAGTCCCATCAAACCCTATAAAACAACACTCGGAAGTTAGAAATCACAAAAGTCACATTTCCAGGAACATAAATCATACTCAAGCTTGAATACAGTAAGAAAGATGTCATTCTAATGAGACACCCAAGTGTATTCAAATTCTAGAATCCCGAAATCAACTTACCTCCATAGTAATAAGACGGATATCCATTAGGAAGATAGCACATGCTTGGATCCATGAATTCCTGTAAAAATGGAGTCACAGACCGTTCATTTGGAATTTGACTAATAGCAGCATTCCCAGAATCAATGGACCCATACTGATTAGCAGATTGCTAGACAAAGAAAATTTTCCAGCGTCAGCTTATTTAGCATGAGTTGCAATTGTCTAACTAGTCGAAGTTTCACCAACTCTCCACCAAAGTTGGTAGAGTTGACAAGAAAGACAGAACTTGAAACAATATCTccattctttttattattattatataaatattcaCTCTAA
The sequence above is drawn from the Cucumis melo cultivar AY chromosome 2, USDA_Cmelo_AY_1.0, whole genome shotgun sequence genome and encodes:
- the LOC103492414 gene encoding YTH domain-containing protein ECT2 isoform X4, which produces MATVASPPSTDQAADLLQKLSLDAQAKPVEIPEPTKKEFMDPSMCYLPNGYPSYYYGGFDGTANDWDDYSRYTNSDGVEMTSGVYGDNGSLMYHHGYGYGPYGPYSPAASPVPSMGNDGQLYGPQHYQYPPYFQPLTPTSGPYTPSPTTVPPTQGDISTSAATEQKPIPVETTNPNGTGLTNGGGTKGNNGAAPMKSSYQNSTFGSNAYARGALPGHIPASGYQDPRYGYDGLRNSFPWSDGPLYSDGQSRLVSSSTITSSISNANNIPSSRSPSFRPGSHYGFPHPRPMSGMNTTQGYINRMYPNKLYGQFGNTVRSGVGFASHGYDSRTNGRVWLAVDNKFKPRGRNGGYYGYGNENMDGLNELNRGPRAKGSKNQKGFVPSVLAVKGQLLPPMNATDEEEKDKVSTPDRDQYNKSDFPEEYAEAKFFVIKSYSEDDVHKSIKYNVWASTPNGNKKLDAAYQEAQEKAGGCPIFLFFSVNTSGQFVGLAEMIGPVDFQKNLEYWQQDKWNGCFPVKWHVVKDVPNSLLKHIILENNENKPVTNSRDTQEVKLEPGLKMVKIFKEHVSKTCILDDFGFYEARQKTIQEKKAKQQQFKKQVWEGKPTDEKKEVSEVVDVKTPKPVEATNDLVKEETKISENGSVLKTVDAPKGSAKPVTTTPSEKRSGVANGY
- the LOC103492414 gene encoding YTH domain-containing protein ECT2 isoform X3; the encoded protein is MATVASPPSTDQAADLLQKLSLDAQAKPVEIPEPTKKEFMDPSMCYLPNGYPSYYYGGFDGTANDWDDYSRYTNSDGVEMTSGVYGDNGSLMYHHGYGYGPYGPYSPAASPVPSMGNDGQLYGPQHYQYPPYFQPLTPTSGPYTPSPTTVPPTQGDISTSAATEQKPIPVETTNPNGTGLTNGGGTKGNNGAAPMKSSYQNSTFGSNAYARGALPGHIPASGYQDPRYGYDGLRNSFPWSDGPLYSDGQSRLVSSSTITSSISNANNIPSSRSPSFRPGSHYVGFPHPRPMSGMNTTQGYINRMYPNKLYGQFGNTVRSGVGFASHGYDSRTNGRVWLAVDNKFKPRGRNGGYYGYGNENMDGLNELNRGPRAKGSKNQKGFVPSVLAVKGQLLPPMNATDEEEKDKVSTPDRDQYNKSDFPEEYAEAKFFVIKSYSEDDVHKSIKYNVWASTPNGNKKLDAAYQEAQEKAGGCPIFLFFSVNTSGQFVGLAEMIGPVDFQKNLEYWQQDKWNGCFPVKWHVVKDVPNSLLKHIILENNENKPVTNSRDTQEVKLEPGLKMVKIFKEHVSKTCILDDFGFYEARQKTIQEKKAKQQQFKKQVWEGKPTDEKKEVSEVVDVKTPKPVEATNDLVKEETKISENGSVLKTVDAPKGSAKPVTTTPSEKRSGVANGY
- the LOC103492414 gene encoding YTH domain-containing protein ECT2 isoform X1 produces the protein MATVASPPSTDQAADLLQKLSLDAQAKPVEIPEPTKKQSANQYGSIDSGNAAISQIPNERSVTPFLQEFMDPSMCYLPNGYPSYYYGGFDGTANDWDDYSRYTNSDGVEMTSGVYGDNGSLMYHHGYGYGPYGPYSPAASPVPSMGNDGQLYGPQHYQYPPYFQPLTPTSGPYTPSPTTVPPTQGDISTSAATEQKPIPVETTNPNGTGLTNGGGTKGNNGAAPMKSSYQNSTFGSNAYARGALPGHIPASGYQDPRYGYDGLRNSFPWSDGPLYSDGQSRLVSSSTITSSISNANNIPSSRSPSFRPGSHYVGFPHPRPMSGMNTTQGYINRMYPNKLYGQFGNTVRSGVGFASHGYDSRTNGRVWLAVDNKFKPRGRNGGYYGYGNENMDGLNELNRGPRAKGSKNQKGFVPSVLAVKGQLLPPMNATDEEEKDKVSTPDRDQYNKSDFPEEYAEAKFFVIKSYSEDDVHKSIKYNVWASTPNGNKKLDAAYQEAQEKAGGCPIFLFFSVNTSGQFVGLAEMIGPVDFQKNLEYWQQDKWNGCFPVKWHVVKDVPNSLLKHIILENNENKPVTNSRDTQEVKLEPGLKMVKIFKEHVSKTCILDDFGFYEARQKTIQEKKAKQQQFKKQVWEGKPTDEKKEVSEVVDVKTPKPVEATNDLVKEETKISENGSVLKTVDAPKGSAKPVTTTPSEKRSGVANGY
- the LOC103492414 gene encoding YTH domain-containing protein ECT2 isoform X2; its protein translation is MATVASPPSTDQAADLLQKLSLDAQAKPVEIPEPTKKQSANQYGSIDSGNAAISQIPNERSVTPFLQEFMDPSMCYLPNGYPSYYYGGFDGTANDWDDYSRYTNSDGVEMTSGVYGDNGSLMYHHGYGYGPYGPYSPAASPVPSMGNDGQLYGPQHYQYPPYFQPLTPTSGPYTPSPTTVPPTQGDISTSAATEQKPIPVETTNPNGTGLTNGGGTKGNNGAAPMKSSYQNSTFGSNAYARGALPGHIPASGYQDPRYGYDGLRNSFPWSDGPLYSDGQSRLVSSSTITSSISNANNIPSSRSPSFRPGSHYGFPHPRPMSGMNTTQGYINRMYPNKLYGQFGNTVRSGVGFASHGYDSRTNGRVWLAVDNKFKPRGRNGGYYGYGNENMDGLNELNRGPRAKGSKNQKGFVPSVLAVKGQLLPPMNATDEEEKDKVSTPDRDQYNKSDFPEEYAEAKFFVIKSYSEDDVHKSIKYNVWASTPNGNKKLDAAYQEAQEKAGGCPIFLFFSVNTSGQFVGLAEMIGPVDFQKNLEYWQQDKWNGCFPVKWHVVKDVPNSLLKHIILENNENKPVTNSRDTQEVKLEPGLKMVKIFKEHVSKTCILDDFGFYEARQKTIQEKKAKQQQFKKQVWEGKPTDEKKEVSEVVDVKTPKPVEATNDLVKEETKISENGSVLKTVDAPKGSAKPVTTTPSEKRSGVANGY